From the genome of Novosphingobium sp. TH158, one region includes:
- a CDS encoding acyltransferase, which yields MVMRKSFLGLDLIRFCAAAMVMFYHLAYFAWLPKHGGSGLYHAAFEPVVPLVDFGWVGVEIFFVISGFVIALSAQGRLPRDFLIGRATRLYPAAWICATVTLAVLLWNGKPDWTGWVGSMLLSPAGPWIDGVYWTIVVEMVFYAWVYFLMRFAGADKIHFLGWILALLSSAFWGLRVLALLLFDVHFDQFLGLWSQLLLLEFGSFFALGIALWSAVRRGGWSRSRMALALVSLPGCLVELVAHARSVALESGTELSASPIIAWLVIMVALFTAVNRNDRIHARLGHWAGSVRQLGLATYPLYLVHFAAGREIMLMIGDPWLALALVLPGLCLLSLGIVRMEGPLRRGILWLVAPSDRTLRLAESRT from the coding sequence ATGGTTATGCGGAAAAGTTTTCTCGGCCTCGACCTGATTCGTTTTTGTGCTGCTGCAATGGTGATGTTCTATCATCTTGCCTACTTTGCCTGGCTGCCAAAACATGGAGGATCAGGGCTCTACCACGCGGCTTTTGAACCTGTTGTGCCCCTGGTGGATTTCGGTTGGGTAGGCGTCGAGATATTTTTCGTCATCTCCGGCTTCGTGATCGCCCTGTCCGCTCAGGGCCGGTTGCCCAGAGACTTCCTTATCGGTCGTGCGACAAGGCTGTACCCTGCCGCCTGGATATGCGCCACCGTGACCCTCGCTGTGCTCTTGTGGAACGGCAAGCCTGACTGGACCGGGTGGGTGGGATCCATGCTGCTCAGTCCTGCCGGGCCGTGGATCGACGGCGTATACTGGACCATCGTCGTGGAAATGGTGTTCTACGCTTGGGTCTATTTCCTCATGAGATTTGCCGGGGCCGACAAGATACACTTCCTCGGTTGGATTCTGGCCCTCCTTTCTTCGGCCTTCTGGGGCCTGCGTGTGCTGGCGCTGCTGCTATTCGATGTCCATTTCGATCAATTCCTGGGGCTCTGGTCGCAACTGCTGCTCTTGGAGTTCGGCAGCTTCTTTGCCCTTGGCATCGCTCTGTGGTCAGCCGTCAGGCGGGGCGGCTGGTCGCGGTCGCGCATGGCGCTGGCCCTGGTGAGCCTGCCGGGCTGCCTCGTCGAGCTCGTCGCCCATGCGCGTTCAGTGGCATTGGAGAGTGGGACCGAGTTGAGCGCCAGTCCGATAATCGCCTGGCTTGTGATCATGGTTGCCTTGTTCACCGCCGTGAACAGGAACGATCGCATCCACGCCCGCCTGGGCCATTGGGCCGGATCAGTGCGGCAGCTGGGCCTGGCAACCTATCCGCTCTACCTCGTCCACTTTGCCGCCGGACGGGAGATCATGTTGATGATCGGCGATCCGTGGCTGGCCTTGGCGCTCGTGCTTCCGGGGCTTTGCCTGCTATCCTTGGGCATCGTGCGCATGGAGGGGCCGCTGCGCCGGGGCATCCTGTGGCTGGTCGCACCGAGCGATCGCACGCTGCGGCTGGCCGAAAGCCGGACCTGA
- a CDS encoding electron transfer flavoprotein subunit alpha/FixB family protein, whose amino-acid sequence MANVLVLVEHDNGSVKDATLAAVTAAAQLGEVTALVAGSACDGAAAAAAQIAGVAKVLKADDAAYANALAENVAPLAAGLMANFDAFVAPATSNGKNIAPRVAALLDVMQISDILSVEGPKTFTRPTYAGNAIATVESSDAKLVITVRGTAFAKAPATGGSAAVEAVSGSGDAGLSSFVGAEIAKSERPELTSAKIIVSGGRALKDGPTFEATIFPLADKLGAAVGASRAAVDAGYVPNDYQVGQTGKIVAPEVYIAVGISGAIQHLAGMKDSKTIVAINKDEDAPIFQVADIGLVADLFSAVPELTGKL is encoded by the coding sequence ATGGCCAACGTTCTCGTACTCGTCGAACACGACAACGGTAGCGTCAAGGACGCGACCCTCGCCGCCGTCACCGCTGCCGCGCAGCTGGGTGAAGTCACCGCCCTTGTCGCCGGTTCGGCCTGCGACGGCGCCGCTGCTGCCGCCGCGCAGATCGCCGGCGTCGCCAAGGTGCTCAAGGCCGATGACGCTGCCTATGCCAACGCGCTGGCTGAGAACGTCGCGCCGCTGGCTGCCGGCCTGATGGCGAACTTCGACGCCTTCGTCGCGCCCGCCACGTCGAACGGCAAGAACATTGCCCCGCGTGTCGCCGCGCTGCTCGATGTCATGCAGATCAGCGACATCCTCTCGGTCGAAGGCCCCAAGACCTTCACCCGCCCGACCTATGCCGGCAATGCCATCGCCACGGTCGAATCGAGCGATGCCAAGCTGGTGATCACCGTGCGCGGCACCGCCTTCGCCAAGGCTCCAGCAACCGGCGGATCGGCTGCGGTCGAAGCCGTTTCGGGTTCGGGCGATGCCGGCCTCTCCAGCTTCGTCGGTGCTGAAATCGCCAAGAGCGAGCGCCCCGAACTGACCAGCGCCAAGATCATCGTCTCGGGCGGTCGCGCGCTGAAGGACGGGCCGACGTTCGAAGCCACGATCTTCCCGCTCGCCGACAAGCTCGGCGCTGCTGTCGGCGCATCGCGCGCCGCGGTCGATGCGGGTTATGTGCCGAACGATTACCAGGTTGGCCAGACCGGCAAGATCGTCGCGCCGGAAGTCTACATCGCAGTCGGCATCTCGGGTGCGATCCAGCACCTCGCCGGCATGAAGGACTCCAAGACCATCGTCGCCATCAACAAGGACGAGGATGCGCCGATCTTCCAGGTCGCCGATATCGGCCTCGTGGCAGACCTGTTCAGCGCCGTGCCGGAACTGACCGGCAAGCTCTGA
- a CDS encoding electron transfer flavoprotein subunit beta/FixA family protein has translation MKILVPVKRVIDYNVKPRVKADGTGVDLANVKMSMNPFDEIAVEEAIRLKEKGVATEIVAVSVGPAKAQETLRTALAMGADRAILVQTDDEVEPLAVAKILKAIAEEEAPGLIVLGKQAIDDDCNQTGQMLAALMGRPQGTFASAVAVEGDSVTVTREVDGGLETVKLAMPAIVTTDLRLNEPRYASLPNIMKAKSKPLATKAPADYGVETAPRLKTLKVSEPPVRQAGIKVADVDALVAKLKELGVA, from the coding sequence ATGAAGATCCTTGTCCCGGTTAAGCGGGTGATCGACTACAACGTGAAGCCGCGCGTCAAGGCGGACGGCACGGGTGTGGACCTGGCCAACGTCAAGATGAGCATGAACCCCTTCGACGAAATCGCCGTCGAGGAAGCCATCCGCCTGAAGGAAAAGGGCGTGGCGACAGAGATCGTCGCCGTTTCCGTCGGACCGGCCAAGGCGCAGGAAACGCTGCGTACCGCTCTCGCCATGGGCGCCGACCGCGCGATCCTGGTGCAGACCGATGACGAGGTAGAGCCGCTCGCAGTTGCCAAGATCCTCAAGGCCATTGCCGAGGAAGAAGCCCCGGGCCTGATCGTGCTGGGCAAGCAGGCCATCGACGATGACTGCAACCAGACCGGCCAGATGCTCGCCGCTCTGATGGGTCGTCCGCAGGGCACCTTCGCTTCCGCGGTTGCCGTGGAAGGCGACAGCGTCACCGTGACGCGCGAAGTCGATGGCGGCCTCGAAACCGTGAAGCTGGCCATGCCGGCGATCGTCACCACCGACCTGCGCCTGAACGAGCCGCGTTATGCTTCGCTGCCCAACATCATGAAGGCCAAGTCCAAGCCGCTCGCAACCAAGGCCCCGGCAGACTACGGCGTTGAAACCGCGCCGCGCCTCAAGACCCTGAAGGTCTCGGAGCCGCCGGTCCGCCAGGCCGGCATCAAGGTGGCCGACGTGGACGCCCTCGTCGCCAAGCTCAAGGAACTGGGAGTCGCCTAA
- a CDS encoding 3'(2'),5'-bisphosphate nucleotidase CysQ: protein MIDRERLESIVREAGRMAFDMWPGGGHAPEVWEKTPGSPVSAADIAVDTFLKRELGALLPAAGWLSEETADAPARLDGGLIWLVDPIDGTRDFIRGRTGWAVSVALVSAGRPLFGMLHAPARGEFWHGEAGQGSWRNGECLSGSTRQDLPGARVPADHLARVDRDLTLVDKPNSIALRIAMVAADEADLLATLRWGWEWDIAAAALIAREAGAAVTDAFGQPLNYNKRDPRAFGVLVTAPAIHAAAVQRLADRAEQLAAQDNP from the coding sequence ATGATCGACCGGGAACGTCTCGAATCGATCGTGCGTGAGGCCGGTCGCATGGCCTTCGACATGTGGCCGGGTGGTGGGCACGCGCCCGAGGTCTGGGAGAAGACGCCGGGCAGCCCCGTGTCTGCTGCGGATATTGCCGTCGACACCTTCCTGAAGCGCGAATTGGGGGCACTGCTGCCGGCCGCCGGCTGGCTTTCGGAGGAAACCGCCGATGCCCCGGCGCGGCTCGATGGCGGGCTCATCTGGCTGGTCGATCCCATCGACGGCACACGCGATTTCATCCGCGGCCGGACCGGCTGGGCAGTATCGGTGGCGCTCGTCAGCGCCGGGCGACCACTGTTCGGCATGCTCCATGCCCCGGCACGCGGCGAGTTCTGGCACGGCGAGGCGGGGCAGGGCTCGTGGCGCAATGGCGAGTGCCTGTCTGGCAGTACGCGGCAGGACCTGCCGGGGGCGCGTGTTCCTGCCGATCACCTTGCCAGGGTGGATCGTGACCTGACACTGGTCGACAAGCCCAATTCGATCGCCCTGCGCATCGCCATGGTTGCGGCGGACGAGGCAGACCTGCTCGCTACCCTGCGCTGGGGCTGGGAGTGGGACATTGCCGCCGCAGCCCTGATCGCGCGCGAGGCGGGGGCGGCTGTCACCGATGCCTTCGGCCAGCCGCTGAACTACAACAAGCGCGATCCGCGCGCTTTCGGGGTGCTGGTGACGGCCCCCGCAATACATGCTGCCGCCGTCCAACGCCTTGCCGACCGGGCAGAGCAACTGGCGGCACAGGACAATCCCTGA
- a CDS encoding hemolysin family protein, which produces MTPFPWSDVAVILALIVLNGLFSMSELAIVSARPARLKVAAERGSKGAVCALALAADPGKFLSTVQIGITLVGIIAGAYSGASLGGPTGERLAAWGVPVRFADDAGFAVVIAMTTYLSLVIGELVPKQVALRHAEGIATLAALPMALVARITAPLVWLLDRSSGLLLRLLGVTRSGESEVTAEEIHMIFAEATRSGVIEEEERQIMTGIMRLADRPVRELMTPRNEIDAIDRRASEDDIRALLKSSPHSLWPVVDGAPDNVCGVVKVKDVQRVLLAGKRVQIGRLMKKAEIVPDQLDAMDALRMLQQSGVSMAMVHDEYGHLEGVVTPADLLDAIVGNFASHQDEGDEPMVVMREDGSMLLAGSLPVDSLASLLDIEISEDRDFATAAGWVLSLLKHLPHEGEYFTDQGWRIEIVDMDGRKIDKLLASRIEAPETETAA; this is translated from the coding sequence GTGACACCATTTCCCTGGTCAGATGTAGCCGTCATCCTTGCGCTGATCGTGCTCAACGGGCTGTTCTCGATGAGTGAACTGGCCATCGTTTCGGCGCGACCGGCGCGGCTGAAGGTGGCGGCCGAACGCGGCAGCAAGGGTGCAGTTTGCGCGCTGGCGCTGGCGGCCGATCCCGGCAAGTTCCTTTCAACCGTGCAGATCGGCATCACGCTCGTCGGCATCATTGCGGGTGCCTATTCGGGGGCGAGCCTTGGAGGGCCGACAGGCGAGCGGCTCGCCGCCTGGGGCGTTCCAGTGCGTTTTGCCGATGATGCCGGTTTCGCGGTCGTCATCGCCATGACAACCTATCTCAGCCTCGTGATCGGCGAGCTGGTGCCCAAGCAGGTCGCGCTGCGCCATGCCGAAGGGATCGCCACGCTGGCCGCCCTGCCGATGGCGCTGGTGGCGCGGATCACCGCGCCGTTGGTCTGGCTGCTCGATCGCAGTTCTGGCCTGCTGCTTCGCCTGCTGGGCGTAACCCGTTCGGGCGAAAGCGAGGTTACGGCCGAAGAGATCCACATGATCTTCGCAGAGGCGACGCGCTCGGGCGTGATCGAGGAGGAAGAGCGCCAGATCATGACGGGGATCATGCGGCTGGCCGATCGCCCGGTGCGCGAGCTGATGACCCCGCGCAACGAGATCGACGCGATCGACCGTCGCGCCAGCGAGGACGATATCCGCGCCCTGCTCAAATCCTCGCCGCATTCGCTGTGGCCGGTTGTCGATGGCGCGCCCGATAACGTCTGCGGCGTGGTTAAGGTGAAGGACGTGCAGCGCGTGCTGCTTGCCGGAAAGCGCGTGCAGATCGGCCGCCTGATGAAGAAGGCGGAAATCGTGCCGGACCAGCTGGACGCCATGGACGCACTGCGGATGCTGCAACAATCCGGCGTGTCGATGGCCATGGTGCATGACGAATACGGGCATCTTGAAGGCGTGGTTACGCCTGCCGACCTGCTCGATGCCATCGTCGGCAACTTCGCCAGCCACCAGGACGAGGGCGACGAACCCATGGTTGTCATGCGCGAGGATGGCTCGATGCTGCTTGCCGGTTCGTTGCCGGTTGATTCGCTGGCCTCGCTGCTCGACATCGAGATCAGTGAGGATCGCGATTTTGCCACCGCCGCGGGCTGGGTGCTCTCGCTGCTCAAGCACTTGCCGCATGAAGGTGAGTACTTCACCGACCAGGGCTGGCGGATCGAGATTGTCGACATGGACGGGCGCAAGATCGACAAGCTGCTCGCCAGCCGGATCGAGGCGCCCGAAACCGAAACGGCGGCCTGA
- the sucC gene encoding ADP-forming succinate--CoA ligase subunit beta: MNIHEYQAKELLAKFGIAIPKGIAALSVEEAVAAAKQLPGPLYVVKSQIHAGGRGKGKFKELPAEAKGGVRLAKSIEEVEAHAKDMLGNTLVTIQTGDAGKQVNRLYITDGVDIGKEYYLSMLVDRATGRVAMIASTEGGMSIEDVAHETPEKITTITIDPAQGFMPHHGRALAFGLKLKGDLNKQAQVLGKQLYDAFMALDCSMIEINPLAESNGQLLVLDTKMSFDSNALYRHPDVFALRDETEEDPAEIEASKYDLAYIKLDGDIGCMVNGAGLAMATMDIIKLNGMFPANFLDVGGGATTEKVTAAFKIILADPAVKGILVNIFGGIMKCDTIAEGIVTAAKEVNLSVPLVVRLEGTNVDLGKQILEGSGLPIVSASDLGDAARKIVAEVKKAA; encoded by the coding sequence ATGAACATCCACGAATACCAGGCCAAGGAACTGCTGGCGAAATTCGGCATCGCCATCCCCAAGGGCATTGCGGCGCTCAGCGTCGAGGAAGCGGTTGCCGCCGCAAAGCAGCTGCCCGGACCGCTCTATGTGGTCAAGAGCCAGATCCACGCCGGCGGCCGCGGCAAGGGCAAGTTCAAGGAACTGCCGGCCGAAGCCAAGGGCGGTGTCCGCCTCGCCAAGTCGATCGAGGAAGTCGAAGCCCACGCCAAGGACATGCTCGGCAACACGCTGGTCACCATCCAGACGGGCGATGCCGGCAAGCAGGTGAACCGCCTCTACATCACTGACGGCGTCGACATCGGCAAGGAATACTACCTGTCGATGCTCGTCGATCGCGCCACCGGCCGCGTCGCCATGATCGCCTCCACCGAAGGCGGCATGAGCATCGAGGACGTTGCCCACGAAACGCCCGAGAAGATCACCACGATCACTATCGATCCAGCCCAGGGCTTCATGCCTCACCACGGCCGCGCACTGGCGTTCGGCCTTAAGCTGAAGGGCGATCTCAACAAGCAGGCCCAGGTTCTCGGCAAGCAGCTTTACGACGCCTTCATGGCGCTCGACTGCTCGATGATCGAAATCAACCCGCTGGCGGAATCGAATGGCCAGCTGCTGGTGCTCGACACCAAGATGAGCTTCGATTCGAACGCGCTCTACCGCCATCCCGACGTCTTCGCCCTGCGCGACGAGACCGAGGAAGACCCGGCCGAGATCGAAGCGTCGAAGTACGACCTCGCCTACATCAAGCTCGATGGCGACATCGGCTGCATGGTCAACGGCGCGGGCCTTGCCATGGCGACGATGGACATCATCAAGCTGAACGGCATGTTCCCGGCGAACTTCCTTGACGTGGGCGGCGGCGCCACCACCGAAAAGGTCACCGCTGCGTTCAAGATCATCCTGGCCGATCCGGCGGTGAAGGGCATCCTGGTCAACATCTTCGGTGGCATCATGAAGTGCGACACGATCGCCGAAGGCATCGTCACCGCAGCCAAGGAAGTGAACCTCTCGGTGCCGCTCGTCGTCCGCCTCGAAGGCACCAACGTCGATCTCGGCAAGCAGATCCTCGAAGGTTCGGGCCTGCCGATCGTTTCGGCCAGCGACCTGGGCGATGCTGCCCGCAAGATCGTTGCCGAAGTGAAGAAGGCCGCCTGA
- a CDS encoding NAD-glutamate dehydrogenase domain-containing protein — protein MATGSPTRKSANGGAKADRLLREELARRLARSVLPGDGDFTAEALDAAATFLLDAADDRRPGQPVIAIESVTGAAADRFMRVAVINDDMPFLVDSIAATVTAQGLGINRLVHPVLAVRRDAEGHLAGLPEGAAAAGEKRESMVYLETGRADARTRRALRESIADTLADVRAAVADWPKMQAAMAEDADGLGDAEGAALLRWLKDGMLTQLGHETRHRDGSRSHSLGICRKGALPLLGEPSYKRAFEWFDKARKGARVPLVIKSNRISTVHRHVPLDLFIVPLYEQGKVSALSIHAGVWTSAALAAAPTQVPRMRAQLAELTARFGFDPSGHAGKALVHAMTSLPHDLLISFDDADLERVCTSMMSLIDRPRPRLSLVTAPLERHLFAFVWLPRDAMSTATRLQVQSMLTHAADGPVLDWSLEVEGGNLALLQFVIDIREGAAIPDETALDAQLKAMLRGWGDAVEAELARFDDAGRAAAIAARYAEAFPLAYRATHGAAEAANDIARLRHLAADEGEAAPRRGVRLYAGTADAAGHLRLKLYQRSGAIALSDAVPALENFGFRVIEDVPTTLKLREEHLGAIHDFLLALPAGQDAAEVLAHAPVIEDALAAVLNGAGEDDGFNRLIAALRLSAREANWLRAWYRYLRQAGMNFGVPTVVDALQNAPAVTLAVLDLFRALHDPAFAGDRTGTADQAQEAIKTGLAGVSAINDDRLLRAYRALVLAMLRTNAFAPAGAAALAFKLDSAQVPGLPKPLPWREIFVYSRRVEGIHLRAGPVARGGLRWSDRRDDFRTEILGLMKAQRVKNAVIVPTGAKGGFYPKQLPNPAVDRDGWLAEGKESYKLFIRTLLSITDNIVGSKVVHPAGVVIRDGEDPYFVVAADKGTATFSDTANALAEEADFWLDDAFASGGSKGYDHKAMGITARGAWLSVRRHFLEMGVDVQSEPVRVAGCGDMSGDVFGNGMLLSKAIKLVAAFDHRHIFLDPDPDPARSHAERARLFALPRSSWDDYDKTLISAGGGVFPRSAKEVPLSAPVRAMLGTDAEVMDPESLISAILKSPVDLLWFGGIGTYVKSSAENNATVGDPGNDALRVDARDIGARVIGEGANLGCTQAGRIEFALSGGRINTDFIDNSAGVDCSDNEVNIKIALASAKRAGRLNEAARVKLLAGMTDAVAHLVLEDNRLQALGLSIAEAGGAAATGSYLRLMEMLEERGQLDRRTEGLADNDSYKRRAAEGQGLSRPELAVLLSSAKLALQDSLEHSQLPDDPGLDAELLAAFPEDMRTKFRKDILGHRLRREIIATKLANRMVNRIGMIHPFELVEEEGGGLAQVAAAFLVAEKLFGMDAVWQQLESATMPEGARLVAFRRASSALRSHMADLLRAGVSDRLPSKALAELAPGVSALDAQLSALLAGEARTESSRFLADLTGAGVPGGEAAMVARLHDLDGSVGLARLARDLAIDAGELTRAFSDLGARLGLDWAQQAASRLRPSDSWERLLVAGLARDFQHMRLDFLRRLCTRKGCDPIAVVATWAADQATAIRQFRAMVTRAQAAIPTAPAMLAQIAGQARNLLGR, from the coding sequence ATGGCGACAGGTTCCCCCACCCGCAAGTCCGCCAATGGCGGGGCAAAGGCCGATCGCCTGCTGCGCGAAGAACTGGCCCGCCGGCTCGCCCGATCAGTCCTGCCCGGCGACGGGGATTTCACGGCCGAAGCGCTCGATGCCGCGGCCACCTTCCTGCTCGACGCTGCTGACGACCGCCGCCCCGGCCAGCCCGTGATCGCGATCGAATCGGTCACCGGAGCGGCCGCGGACCGCTTCATGCGGGTGGCCGTGATCAATGATGACATGCCCTTCCTCGTGGATTCGATCGCAGCCACCGTGACGGCGCAGGGGCTGGGGATCAACCGGCTGGTCCATCCGGTCCTGGCCGTGCGCCGCGATGCCGAAGGCCACCTCGCGGGACTGCCGGAAGGAGCCGCCGCTGCCGGCGAAAAGCGCGAATCGATGGTCTATCTCGAGACCGGCCGCGCCGATGCCCGCACCCGCCGCGCCCTGCGCGAATCGATTGCCGATACCCTTGCCGACGTGCGCGCCGCCGTGGCTGACTGGCCCAAGATGCAAGCCGCCATGGCAGAGGATGCCGATGGCCTTGGCGATGCCGAAGGTGCCGCCCTGCTCCGCTGGCTGAAGGATGGCATGCTGACCCAGCTGGGCCACGAAACGCGCCACCGCGACGGCAGCCGCAGCCACTCTTTGGGCATTTGCCGCAAGGGCGCGCTGCCTCTTCTGGGAGAGCCGAGCTACAAACGCGCCTTCGAATGGTTCGACAAGGCCCGCAAGGGCGCGCGCGTGCCGCTGGTGATCAAGTCCAACCGGATCAGCACGGTGCACCGCCACGTGCCGCTCGACCTGTTCATCGTGCCGCTTTACGAACAGGGCAAGGTATCTGCGCTCTCGATCCATGCCGGCGTCTGGACCAGTGCCGCCCTGGCCGCGGCGCCCACGCAGGTGCCCCGGATGCGCGCGCAGCTTGCCGAGCTCACGGCCCGGTTCGGCTTCGATCCGTCTGGCCATGCCGGCAAGGCGCTGGTCCATGCCATGACATCGCTGCCGCATGACCTGCTGATCAGCTTCGACGATGCCGACCTCGAACGGGTCTGCACCTCGATGATGAGCCTGATCGATCGGCCGCGCCCGCGCCTCAGCCTCGTCACCGCGCCGCTTGAACGACACCTGTTCGCCTTCGTCTGGCTGCCCCGCGACGCCATGTCCACGGCCACGCGACTGCAGGTCCAGTCGATGCTGACCCATGCCGCCGACGGCCCGGTGCTGGACTGGAGCCTTGAGGTCGAAGGGGGCAACCTCGCCCTGCTGCAATTCGTCATCGACATCCGCGAGGGTGCCGCAATCCCGGATGAAACCGCACTCGACGCGCAGTTGAAAGCCATGCTGCGCGGCTGGGGCGATGCCGTGGAAGCGGAGCTTGCCCGGTTCGACGATGCCGGCCGGGCCGCCGCCATTGCCGCGCGCTATGCCGAGGCATTTCCGCTGGCCTATCGCGCCACCCACGGCGCCGCGGAGGCCGCGAACGACATCGCCCGCCTGCGCCACCTTGCCGCCGACGAGGGCGAAGCCGCCCCCCGCCGCGGCGTGCGTCTTTATGCCGGCACCGCAGATGCCGCCGGACACCTGCGGCTGAAGCTTTACCAGCGCAGCGGCGCCATTGCCCTGTCCGATGCCGTGCCGGCGCTGGAGAACTTCGGCTTCCGGGTGATCGAGGACGTGCCGACCACCCTGAAGCTGCGTGAAGAGCACCTGGGCGCGATCCACGATTTCCTGCTTGCCCTTCCCGCTGGCCAGGACGCCGCGGAGGTTCTCGCCCATGCACCGGTAATCGAGGACGCGCTTGCCGCCGTGCTGAATGGCGCGGGCGAGGATGACGGGTTCAACCGGCTGATCGCAGCCCTGCGGCTCTCCGCGCGCGAAGCGAACTGGCTGCGCGCCTGGTATCGCTACCTGCGACAGGCGGGGATGAACTTTGGGGTGCCGACCGTGGTCGACGCCCTGCAAAATGCCCCTGCCGTGACGCTGGCCGTGCTCGACCTGTTCCGCGCGCTCCACGATCCCGCCTTTGCCGGTGACCGCACCGGCACAGCAGACCAGGCGCAGGAGGCCATAAAAACCGGGCTTGCCGGGGTCTCGGCAATCAACGACGACCGCCTCCTTCGCGCCTATCGCGCGCTGGTTCTGGCGATGCTGCGGACCAACGCCTTTGCTCCGGCAGGCGCTGCGGCGCTCGCATTCAAGCTTGATTCCGCGCAGGTTCCCGGCCTGCCCAAGCCGCTGCCCTGGCGCGAGATCTTCGTCTATTCGCGCCGGGTGGAGGGCATCCACCTTCGCGCCGGCCCCGTGGCGCGCGGCGGCCTGCGCTGGTCCGACCGGCGGGATGACTTCCGCACCGAAATCCTCGGCCTGATGAAGGCCCAGCGCGTCAAGAACGCGGTGATCGTGCCGACCGGCGCGAAGGGTGGCTTCTATCCCAAGCAGTTGCCCAATCCCGCGGTTGACCGCGATGGCTGGCTCGCCGAGGGCAAGGAGAGCTACAAGCTGTTCATCCGCACCCTGCTGTCGATCACCGACAATATCGTCGGCAGCAAGGTGGTCCATCCCGCTGGCGTGGTGATCCGCGATGGCGAGGATCCCTATTTCGTCGTCGCGGCGGACAAGGGCACGGCCACGTTTTCCGACACCGCCAATGCCCTCGCCGAAGAGGCCGACTTCTGGCTGGATGATGCCTTCGCCAGCGGCGGCTCCAAGGGCTATGACCACAAGGCCATGGGCATCACCGCACGCGGCGCCTGGCTTTCGGTTCGCCGCCACTTCCTGGAAATGGGCGTGGACGTGCAGAGCGAACCGGTGCGCGTCGCCGGCTGCGGCGACATGTCGGGCGATGTCTTCGGCAACGGCATGCTGCTGTCGAAGGCGATCAAGCTGGTCGCCGCCTTTGACCACCGCCACATCTTCCTCGATCCCGATCCCGATCCGGCAAGGAGCCACGCCGAGCGTGCGCGCCTGTTCGCACTGCCGCGATCGAGCTGGGACGATTACGACAAGACCCTGATCAGCGCGGGCGGCGGCGTCTTCCCGCGCAGCGCCAAGGAAGTGCCGCTATCCGCCCCGGTGCGAGCCATGCTTGGCACCGATGCCGAGGTTATGGACCCGGAAAGCCTGATTTCGGCAATCCTGAAAAGCCCGGTGGACCTGCTGTGGTTCGGCGGCATCGGCACTTATGTGAAGAGCAGTGCCGAAAACAACGCGACTGTCGGCGATCCGGGCAACGATGCCCTTCGCGTCGATGCCCGGGATATCGGCGCGCGAGTGATCGGCGAGGGTGCGAACCTGGGCTGCACCCAGGCGGGCCGCATCGAGTTTGCCCTTTCTGGAGGCCGGATCAACACCGACTTCATCGACAATTCCGCTGGCGTCGATTGCTCCGATAACGAGGTGAACATCAAGATCGCCCTCGCCTCGGCCAAGCGCGCCGGGCGGTTGAACGAGGCCGCGCGCGTCAAGCTGCTGGCCGGCATGACCGATGCCGTGGCGCACCTGGTGCTAGAGGACAACCGGCTCCAGGCCCTGGGCCTTTCCATCGCTGAAGCCGGTGGGGCTGCGGCGACGGGGTCTTACCTGCGCCTGATGGAAATGCTTGAGGAGCGCGGCCAGCTTGACCGTCGCACCGAAGGCCTTGCCGACAATGACAGCTACAAGCGCCGTGCGGCAGAGGGCCAGGGCCTGTCCCGTCCCGAACTTGCCGTGCTGCTGTCCAGCGCCAAGCTTGCCTTGCAGGATTCGCTGGAACATTCGCAACTGCCCGACGATCCGGGGCTCGACGCGGAACTGCTTGCCGCCTTCCCCGAGGATATGCGCACCAAGTTCCGCAAGGACATCCTTGGCCACCGGCTGCGTCGCGAGATCATCGCCACCAAGCTGGCCAACCGCATGGTCAACCGCATCGGCATGATCCACCCCTTCGAACTGGTCGAGGAAGAAGGCGGCGGACTGGCGCAGGTGGCGGCGGCGTTCCTGGTTGCCGAAAAGCTGTTCGGCATGGATGCCGTCTGGCAGCAGCTGGAAAGCGCCACCATGCCCGAGGGCGCTCGCCTGGTCGCCTTCCGGCGCGCATCCTCCGCGCTGCGCAGCCATATGGCAGACCTTCTGCGCGCAGGGGTGAGCGACCGTCTGCCCAGCAAGGCCCTTGCAGAACTGGCACCCGGCGTCTCGGCGCTGGATGCCCAGCTATCGGCGCTGCTGGCCGGCGAGGCGCGCACCGAATCGAGCCGGTTCCTGGCCGACCTGACGGGTGCGGGCGTACCCGGCGGCGAAGCGGCCATGGTGGCGCGCCTGCACGATCTTGACGGTTCGGTCGGACTGGCCCGCTTGGCGCGTGACCTTGCCATCGATGCCGGCGAGCTGACCCGCGCATTCTCCGATCTTGGCGCGCGCCTCGGTCTCGACTGGGCGCAGCAGGCTGCCAGCCGCCTGCGCCCGAGCGATTCGTGGGAGCGCCTGCTCGTTGCCGGTCTGGCGCGCGATTTCCAGCACATGCGGCTCGATTTTCTGCGGCGCCTGTGCACCCGCAAGGGCTGCGATCCGATTGCCGTCGTCGCCACCTGGGCGGCTGACCAGGCCACCGCGATCCGCCAGTTCCGCGCGATGGTGACCCGCGCCCAGGCCGCAATTCCCACCGCGCCGGCCATGCTGGCGCAAATTGCGGGACAGGCGAGGAACCTGCTGGGGCGCTAA